Proteins encoded in a region of the Lepeophtheirus salmonis chromosome 6, UVic_Lsal_1.4, whole genome shotgun sequence genome:
- the LOC121121111 gene encoding uncharacterized protein isoform X1 — protein sequence MDEEDQLLLKWDDHHKSFFSLASELMDREELIDVTLITGDSSFPAHKLILSICSPYFRSLFVRNPCSHPMVVLKDVEAKYLRLLLIYMYEGQVACPSAELSGLLATAKSLQIRGLLELEKKRRRATSSSDDHSSSSASGTLHPLHTHNNNNNILVEEETLMKNEQSSPLDMHVDERASPSLQTYVKPNQDSSLMNNNSHNTHGGSHAPSNGLNYTTKGASSGQPPSSNMLPPNALDPSDPMASMNALLAAAASQQVQQNHQIKGGDKSNSKLDPNNSTSASNEINQAAAMANLQLYYYMQKVAGIGNGGPPSSTPSSSSPKERKECHVCGKTLYDRSTWNRHMRIHTGEKPYPCRFCGRRFRTNYNKLGHEKKCPDRHNGEGTDGGGREKGLAPSANKNTNNTSSSNNNNTSVTIS from the exons ATGGATGAAGAGGATCAGCTCCTTCTCAAGTGGGATGATCACCACAAGTCCTTTTTCTCTCTTGCTTCCGAGCTTATGGACCGTGAGGAGCTCATCGATGTGACCCTCATCACGGGCGATTCCTCCTTCCCGGCACACAAACTCATTTTGTCCATTTGCTCTCCCTACTTCCGCTCCTTGTTCGTGCGCAACCCTTGCTCCCACCCCATGGTCGTTCTCAAGGACGTGGAGGCAAAGTATTTGCGGCTCCTTCTCATCTACATGTATGAGGGCCAAGTGGCCTGTCCCTCGGCAGAGCTGAGCGGTCTCTTGGCAACGGCCAAAAGTCTTCAGATTCGAGGCCTCCTTGAGCTGGAAAAGAAGAGGCGGAGAGCCACCTCCTCCTCGGACGATCACTCCTCCTCATCCGCCTCAGGGACTCTCCACCCTCTCCACAcccacaacaacaacaacaacatcctCGTGGAAGAAGAAACGCTGATGAAGAACGAGCAGTCCTCTCCCCTGGAT ATGCATGTAGACGAACGCGCGTCGCCTTCGCTCCAGACCTACGTGAAACCCAATCAGGATTCCTCCCTCATGAATAACAACAGTCATAACACTCATGGCGGCTCCCATGCCCCTTCCAATGGGCTCAACTACACCACTAAAGGAGCAAGCTCTGGCCAGCCACCCTCATCCAACATGCTGCCTCCTAATGCATTAGATCCCTCTGATCCCATGGCATCTATGAATGCACTATTGGCAGCAGCGGCCTCTCAG CAGGTAcaacaaaatcatcaaattaaagGCGGCGATAAATCCAACTCCAAATTGGATCCCAATAATTCCACGTCAGCCTCGAATGAAATCAATCAAGCAGCTGCTATGGCCAAT TTACAGCTTTATTACTACATGCAAAAGGTGGCAGGCATTGGAAATGGAGGACCTCCTAGCTCCACTCCATCATCTAGTAGTCCCAAAGAAAGGAAGGAATGTCATGTCTGTGGTAAGACACTCTATGATCGCTCAACTTGGAATCGTCACATGCGGATTCACACTGGGGAAAAACCCTATCCCTGTCGTTTTTGTGGAAGGCGTTTCCGGACAAATTACAACAAGTTAGGTCACGAAAAGAAATGCCCAGATCGCCATAATGGGGAGGGTACAGACGGTGGTGGTAGGGAAAAAGGCTTAGCGCCATCAGCaaataaaaataccaataacACTTCATcctccaataataataatacgtcGGTTACTATATCCTGA
- the LOC121121110 gene encoding uncharacterized protein produces MESSVIDEDYLQSSGFPDIQNLIDQLKNGLQDKSSKLFHSLKGKAFHLVSGNNKIFQYKVDLDGHITLVRRFKSLNRHGNVENLFKDVPAKAQRQFRAAVTGDPNKRIRDHLKETPQVKMLDKVSFTLGVLIICLTQWVIHRMPSVFPYYFSGLLSFLFVSRYMSYKKEKYHMFLLDFCYFLNISTMIQALFFPLSETWFKINYVLSHGPILMAIVVWQNSLVFHSIDKVTSFFLHAFAPVYCHLTRWSLINPDFLPSSLNFCTAFVYPLLTYLLWQALYVFLIEVSPLSRTLANDSELLTSYRYLSRDKKNSLNQLVAYLCAKWKIELPTTESGDIDPDAYRMKAVFFAAQFVYTFITLLYVWIVYTSYVLNCTYILIIFIWGTWNGASYYIEVFSKRYNLKFEVKEYEESVVYECDDGDSDEEFVEATEILNNEISSLSEYKDDVRIVDVNYDPNLSFKLSNNKDKFLSFNELRFEYPQLAITFLMSFPKEGDRTIFKEDENKKDI; encoded by the exons atGGAGTCCTCAGTCATTGATGAAGATTATTTACAATCATCtggat TTCCAGATATTCAAAACCTCATTGATCAGCTCAAAAACGGTCTACAAGATAAGAGTTCCAAACTTTTTCATAGTCTTAAAGGAAAAGCTTTCCATCTAGTCAGTGgcaacaataaaatttttcaatacaaagtCGATCTTGATGGACACATCACTTTAGTTAGAAGATTTAAGAGTCTTAATCGTCATGGAAATGTTGAAAATCTGTTTAAAGATGTGCCAGCAAAGGCACAGCGGCAGTTTCGTGCCGCTGTTACTGGTGATCCAAACAAACGAATCCGTGATCATCTTAAAGAAACTCCTCAAGTTAAAATGTTGGATAAAGTCTCCTTTACTCTTGGTGTTCTCATAATTTGTTTAACACAATGGGTCATTCATCGAATGCCTTCAGTCTTTCCATATTATTTCAGTGGACTTCTTAGCTTCCTTTTTGTATCACGCTACATGtcctataaaaaggaaaaatatcacATGTTTCTAttggatttttgttattttctgaatatttctaCGATGATTCAAGCtctcttttttcctttatcTGAGACttggtttaaaattaattatgttctcTCTCACGGACCAATTCTTATGGCAATTGTGGTTTGGCAAAACTCCCTTGTGTTTCATAGCATTGATAAAGTTACATCATTTTTTCTCCATGCCTTTGCTCCAGTTTATTGCCACTTGACAAGATGGAGTTTAATTAATCCGGATTTTTTACCCTCGAGCCTCAACTTCTGCACAGCTTTTGTTTACCCTCTTCTAACGTATCTCCTTTGGCAGGCACTTTACGTTTTCTTAATTGAAGTATCTCCTTTATCAAGGACTCTCGCCAACGATAGTGAGCTTTTGACAAGCTATCGCTACCTCTCTCGTGACAAAAAGAACTCTTTAAATCAACTTGTTGCATATCTGTGCGCTAAATGGAAGATTGAGCTTCCTACCACGGAGTCTGGAGACATAGATCCAGATGCGTATAGAATGAAAGCTGTTTTCTTTGCTGCACAGTTTGTCTATACTTTTATCACTCTTTTGTATGTTTGGATTGTATATACTTCTTATGTATTGAATTGcacttatattttaatcattttcatttggGGAACCTGGAATGGAGCCTCTTACTATATCGAGGTCTTTAGtaagagatataatttaaaatttgaagtcaAAGAATATGAAGAGAGTGTCGTTTATGAGTGTGATGATGGGGACAGTGATGAGGAATTTGTTGAAGCTACTGAAATCCTCAATAACGAAATTAGCTCATTATCCGAGTACAAGGATGATGTAAGAATTGTAGATGTTAATTATGATCCTAACCTCTccttcaaattatcaaataataaagacaaattCCTCTCATTTAATGAATTGCGTTTTGAATATCCACAATTGGCTATAACTTTTCTTATGAGTTTCCCAAAAGAAGGTGACCGCaccatttttaaagaagatgagaataaaaaagatatttaa
- the LOC121121112 gene encoding ADP-ribosylation factor-like protein 1 gives MGGALSYFKSFFGSKEIRILILGLDGAGKTTLLYRLQVGEVVSTIPTIGFNVEQVVYDNVKFQVWDLGGQTSIRPYWRCYYSNTDAIIYVVDSADRERIGISKGELISMLEEDELRNAILLVMANKQDMEGAMSLAEVTQLLSCFFYSGTAK, from the coding sequence ATGGGAGGAGCCTTGAGTTATTTCAAGAGTTTTTTTGGTAGTAAAGAGATTCGAATACTTATTCTTGGACTCGACGGAGCTGGAAAAACGACACTTCTCTATCGACTCCAGGTCGGAGAAGTTGTGAGCACAATCCCAACTATTGGGTTCAATGTGGAACAAGTTGTCTATGATAACGTCAAGTTCCAGGTATGGGATTTGGGAGGACAAACGAGTATTCGGCCCTATTGGAGGTGTTATTACTCAAACACGGATGCAATCATTTATGTAGTTGACTCTGCAGACCGGGAACGGATAGGGATTTCCAAAGGGGAACTTATTTCCATGTTGGAGGAGGACGAGCTTCGAAACGCCATCCTTTTAGTCATGGCCAATAAACAGGATATGGAAGGAGCCATGTCATTAGCAGAGGTGACACAACTCTTGTCTTGTTTCTTTTATTCAGGAACAGCAAAATAG
- the LOC121121111 gene encoding uncharacterized protein isoform X2, which translates to MDEEDQLLLKWDDHHKSFFSLASELMDREELIDVTLITGDSSFPAHKLILSICSPYFRSLFVRNPCSHPMVVLKDVEAKYLRLLLIYMYEGQVACPSAELSGLLATAKSLQIRGLLELEKKRRRATSSSDDHSSSSASGTLHPLHTHNNNNNILVEEETLMKNEQSSPLDMHVDERASPSLQTYVKPNQDSSLMNNNSHNTHGGSHAPSNGLNYTTKGASSGQPPSSNMLPPNALDPSDPMASMNALLAAAASQVQQNHQIKGGDKSNSKLDPNNSTSASNEINQAAAMANLQLYYYMQKVAGIGNGGPPSSTPSSSSPKERKECHVCGKTLYDRSTWNRHMRIHTGEKPYPCRFCGRRFRTNYNKLGHEKKCPDRHNGEGTDGGGREKGLAPSANKNTNNTSSSNNNNTSVTIS; encoded by the exons ATGGATGAAGAGGATCAGCTCCTTCTCAAGTGGGATGATCACCACAAGTCCTTTTTCTCTCTTGCTTCCGAGCTTATGGACCGTGAGGAGCTCATCGATGTGACCCTCATCACGGGCGATTCCTCCTTCCCGGCACACAAACTCATTTTGTCCATTTGCTCTCCCTACTTCCGCTCCTTGTTCGTGCGCAACCCTTGCTCCCACCCCATGGTCGTTCTCAAGGACGTGGAGGCAAAGTATTTGCGGCTCCTTCTCATCTACATGTATGAGGGCCAAGTGGCCTGTCCCTCGGCAGAGCTGAGCGGTCTCTTGGCAACGGCCAAAAGTCTTCAGATTCGAGGCCTCCTTGAGCTGGAAAAGAAGAGGCGGAGAGCCACCTCCTCCTCGGACGATCACTCCTCCTCATCCGCCTCAGGGACTCTCCACCCTCTCCACAcccacaacaacaacaacaacatcctCGTGGAAGAAGAAACGCTGATGAAGAACGAGCAGTCCTCTCCCCTGGAT ATGCATGTAGACGAACGCGCGTCGCCTTCGCTCCAGACCTACGTGAAACCCAATCAGGATTCCTCCCTCATGAATAACAACAGTCATAACACTCATGGCGGCTCCCATGCCCCTTCCAATGGGCTCAACTACACCACTAAAGGAGCAAGCTCTGGCCAGCCACCCTCATCCAACATGCTGCCTCCTAATGCATTAGATCCCTCTGATCCCATGGCATCTATGAATGCACTATTGGCAGCAGCGGCCTCTCAG GTAcaacaaaatcatcaaattaaagGCGGCGATAAATCCAACTCCAAATTGGATCCCAATAATTCCACGTCAGCCTCGAATGAAATCAATCAAGCAGCTGCTATGGCCAAT TTACAGCTTTATTACTACATGCAAAAGGTGGCAGGCATTGGAAATGGAGGACCTCCTAGCTCCACTCCATCATCTAGTAGTCCCAAAGAAAGGAAGGAATGTCATGTCTGTGGTAAGACACTCTATGATCGCTCAACTTGGAATCGTCACATGCGGATTCACACTGGGGAAAAACCCTATCCCTGTCGTTTTTGTGGAAGGCGTTTCCGGACAAATTACAACAAGTTAGGTCACGAAAAGAAATGCCCAGATCGCCATAATGGGGAGGGTACAGACGGTGGTGGTAGGGAAAAAGGCTTAGCGCCATCAGCaaataaaaataccaataacACTTCATcctccaataataataatacgtcGGTTACTATATCCTGA
- the LOC121121111 gene encoding uncharacterized protein isoform X3, which translates to MDEEDQLLLKWDDHHKSFFSLASELMDREELIDVTLITGDSSFPAHKLILSICSPYFRSLFVRNPCSHPMVVLKDVEAKYLRLLLIYMYEGQVACPSAELSGLLATAKSLQIRGLLELEKKRRRATSSSDDHSSSSASGTLHPLHTHNNNNNILVEEETLMKNEQSSPLDMHVDERASPSLQTYVKPNQDSSLMNNNSHNTHGGSHAPSNGLNYTTKGASSGQPPSSNMLPPNALDPSDPMASMNALLAAAASQQVQQNHQIKGGDKSNSKLDPNNSTSASNEINQAAAMANLYYYMQKVAGIGNGGPPSSTPSSSSPKERKECHVCGKTLYDRSTWNRHMRIHTGEKPYPCRFCGRRFRTNYNKLGHEKKCPDRHNGEGTDGGGREKGLAPSANKNTNNTSSSNNNNTSVTIS; encoded by the exons ATGGATGAAGAGGATCAGCTCCTTCTCAAGTGGGATGATCACCACAAGTCCTTTTTCTCTCTTGCTTCCGAGCTTATGGACCGTGAGGAGCTCATCGATGTGACCCTCATCACGGGCGATTCCTCCTTCCCGGCACACAAACTCATTTTGTCCATTTGCTCTCCCTACTTCCGCTCCTTGTTCGTGCGCAACCCTTGCTCCCACCCCATGGTCGTTCTCAAGGACGTGGAGGCAAAGTATTTGCGGCTCCTTCTCATCTACATGTATGAGGGCCAAGTGGCCTGTCCCTCGGCAGAGCTGAGCGGTCTCTTGGCAACGGCCAAAAGTCTTCAGATTCGAGGCCTCCTTGAGCTGGAAAAGAAGAGGCGGAGAGCCACCTCCTCCTCGGACGATCACTCCTCCTCATCCGCCTCAGGGACTCTCCACCCTCTCCACAcccacaacaacaacaacaacatcctCGTGGAAGAAGAAACGCTGATGAAGAACGAGCAGTCCTCTCCCCTGGAT ATGCATGTAGACGAACGCGCGTCGCCTTCGCTCCAGACCTACGTGAAACCCAATCAGGATTCCTCCCTCATGAATAACAACAGTCATAACACTCATGGCGGCTCCCATGCCCCTTCCAATGGGCTCAACTACACCACTAAAGGAGCAAGCTCTGGCCAGCCACCCTCATCCAACATGCTGCCTCCTAATGCATTAGATCCCTCTGATCCCATGGCATCTATGAATGCACTATTGGCAGCAGCGGCCTCTCAG CAGGTAcaacaaaatcatcaaattaaagGCGGCGATAAATCCAACTCCAAATTGGATCCCAATAATTCCACGTCAGCCTCGAATGAAATCAATCAAGCAGCTGCTATGGCCAAT CTTTATTACTACATGCAAAAGGTGGCAGGCATTGGAAATGGAGGACCTCCTAGCTCCACTCCATCATCTAGTAGTCCCAAAGAAAGGAAGGAATGTCATGTCTGTGGTAAGACACTCTATGATCGCTCAACTTGGAATCGTCACATGCGGATTCACACTGGGGAAAAACCCTATCCCTGTCGTTTTTGTGGAAGGCGTTTCCGGACAAATTACAACAAGTTAGGTCACGAAAAGAAATGCCCAGATCGCCATAATGGGGAGGGTACAGACGGTGGTGGTAGGGAAAAAGGCTTAGCGCCATCAGCaaataaaaataccaataacACTTCATcctccaataataataatacgtcGGTTACTATATCCTGA
- the LOC121121111 gene encoding uncharacterized protein isoform X4, with amino-acid sequence MDEEDQLLLKWDDHHKSFFSLASELMDREELIDVTLITGDSSFPAHKLILSICSPYFRSLFVRNPCSHPMVVLKDVEAKYLRLLLIYMYEGQVACPSAELSGLLATAKSLQIRGLLELEKKRRRATSSSDDHSSSSASGTLHPLHTHNNNNNILVEEETLMKNEQSSPLDMHVDERASPSLQTYVKPNQDSSLMNNNSHNTHGGSHAPSNGLNYTTKGASSGQPPSSNMLPPNALDPSDPMASMNALLAAAASQVQQNHQIKGGDKSNSKLDPNNSTSASNEINQAAAMANLYYYMQKVAGIGNGGPPSSTPSSSSPKERKECHVCGKTLYDRSTWNRHMRIHTGEKPYPCRFCGRRFRTNYNKLGHEKKCPDRHNGEGTDGGGREKGLAPSANKNTNNTSSSNNNNTSVTIS; translated from the exons ATGGATGAAGAGGATCAGCTCCTTCTCAAGTGGGATGATCACCACAAGTCCTTTTTCTCTCTTGCTTCCGAGCTTATGGACCGTGAGGAGCTCATCGATGTGACCCTCATCACGGGCGATTCCTCCTTCCCGGCACACAAACTCATTTTGTCCATTTGCTCTCCCTACTTCCGCTCCTTGTTCGTGCGCAACCCTTGCTCCCACCCCATGGTCGTTCTCAAGGACGTGGAGGCAAAGTATTTGCGGCTCCTTCTCATCTACATGTATGAGGGCCAAGTGGCCTGTCCCTCGGCAGAGCTGAGCGGTCTCTTGGCAACGGCCAAAAGTCTTCAGATTCGAGGCCTCCTTGAGCTGGAAAAGAAGAGGCGGAGAGCCACCTCCTCCTCGGACGATCACTCCTCCTCATCCGCCTCAGGGACTCTCCACCCTCTCCACAcccacaacaacaacaacaacatcctCGTGGAAGAAGAAACGCTGATGAAGAACGAGCAGTCCTCTCCCCTGGAT ATGCATGTAGACGAACGCGCGTCGCCTTCGCTCCAGACCTACGTGAAACCCAATCAGGATTCCTCCCTCATGAATAACAACAGTCATAACACTCATGGCGGCTCCCATGCCCCTTCCAATGGGCTCAACTACACCACTAAAGGAGCAAGCTCTGGCCAGCCACCCTCATCCAACATGCTGCCTCCTAATGCATTAGATCCCTCTGATCCCATGGCATCTATGAATGCACTATTGGCAGCAGCGGCCTCTCAG GTAcaacaaaatcatcaaattaaagGCGGCGATAAATCCAACTCCAAATTGGATCCCAATAATTCCACGTCAGCCTCGAATGAAATCAATCAAGCAGCTGCTATGGCCAAT CTTTATTACTACATGCAAAAGGTGGCAGGCATTGGAAATGGAGGACCTCCTAGCTCCACTCCATCATCTAGTAGTCCCAAAGAAAGGAAGGAATGTCATGTCTGTGGTAAGACACTCTATGATCGCTCAACTTGGAATCGTCACATGCGGATTCACACTGGGGAAAAACCCTATCCCTGTCGTTTTTGTGGAAGGCGTTTCCGGACAAATTACAACAAGTTAGGTCACGAAAAGAAATGCCCAGATCGCCATAATGGGGAGGGTACAGACGGTGGTGGTAGGGAAAAAGGCTTAGCGCCATCAGCaaataaaaataccaataacACTTCATcctccaataataataatacgtcGGTTACTATATCCTGA